One genomic window of Acidovorax radicis includes the following:
- a CDS encoding IMPACT family protein: MPHTLAVPAHSELIIKKSRFIGCVQPMADRASAQATVDALWKQHPGAAHVCWALLAGGQSAAVDDGEPGGTAGRPMLEVLRHQDLEGVLATVVRYFGGVKLGAGGLVRAYTDTIAQALLTAPKIILQHMQTLQCQVPYALEGLLRREIEAAGAELLQVQHASLVTLQIRLPEAQAPAFVQRINDSGQGRVGWMRYDA; this comes from the coding sequence ATGCCCCACACACTGGCTGTGCCCGCGCACAGCGAACTCATCATCAAGAAAAGCCGCTTCATCGGCTGTGTGCAACCCATGGCCGACCGCGCCAGCGCCCAGGCCACCGTCGATGCGCTTTGGAAGCAACACCCTGGCGCTGCCCACGTTTGCTGGGCGCTGCTGGCGGGGGGGCAGTCGGCCGCCGTGGACGATGGCGAGCCCGGGGGAACCGCTGGACGCCCCATGCTCGAAGTGCTGCGCCACCAGGATCTGGAGGGGGTACTGGCCACCGTGGTGCGCTACTTTGGCGGCGTGAAACTGGGAGCGGGCGGCCTGGTGCGCGCCTATACCGACACCATTGCCCAAGCCTTGCTCACCGCCCCCAAAATCATCTTGCAACACATGCAGACCCTGCAATGCCAGGTGCCCTATGCGCTGGAAGGCCTGCTGCGCCGCGAGATAGAGGCGGCAGGCGCAGAGCTTTTGCAGGTGCAGCACGCCAGCCTCGTCACGCTGCAAATCCGGCTGCCCGAAGCGCAGGCACCCGCGTTTGTGCAACGCATCAACGACAGCGGCCAGGGCCGTGTGGGGTGGATGCGCTACGACGCCTGA
- a CDS encoding YjfB family protein, which translates to MDVALTNSIVNTATSLASAKTSDALNVLVLKKALDMQAASAATLIDAMQQSMPQPTLATSGALGTQVNTFA; encoded by the coding sequence ATGGACGTCGCCCTCACCAACAGCATCGTGAACACCGCCACCAGCCTGGCTTCTGCCAAGACATCTGACGCGCTCAACGTTCTGGTTCTGAAAAAGGCGCTGGATATGCAGGCCGCATCGGCCGCCACCCTGATTGACGCCATGCAGCAATCCATGCCCCAGCCCACTCTGGCCACATCGGGCGCATTGGGCACGCAGGTCAACACCTTCGCCTGA
- a CDS encoding dihydrolipoyl dehydrogenase — MSQHQSLQPLDTIIIGAGTAGLAALREVRKHTKRYLIVNDGPWGTTCARVGCMPSKTLIEAANAFHRRHVFDELGLRGAAGLSADIPAVLKRVRALRDEFVTGALDATNDLGRARLSGHATLLGPSAVDIDGKRYDTRSIIIATGSRPSVPEEWLAFGDRMLTTDTLFEQPTLGPRVAVIGMGPLGVELSQALARLGLEVAAFSTSDSLAGLADSQLNAKMAALLKTEMVLHIGAPAQLREVPGGIEVSSGPNRVVVDQVIAAMGRVPNIEYLGLETLGVPLDKHGLPTVDPSTLQVGDLPVFLAGDATTHAPLLHEAADEGHIAGTNAMAHAPTSFKRRTPLSIVFSSPTIASVGQRFDDLDKAHTITGAASFHDQGRARAALRNHGGLRIYADQTTGRLLGAQLCAPAGEHMAHLLALAIGQKLTVDEMLRMPFYHPTLEEGLRTALRDAARQLHKVGHTPPSDLATCEDLGVPALD, encoded by the coding sequence ATGAGCCAACACCAATCGTTGCAGCCGCTCGACACCATCATCATCGGTGCAGGCACGGCAGGCCTGGCCGCCTTGCGGGAGGTGCGCAAGCACACAAAGCGGTATCTCATCGTCAACGACGGCCCCTGGGGAACCACCTGCGCCCGCGTGGGCTGCATGCCATCCAAAACCCTGATCGAAGCGGCCAACGCCTTTCATCGGCGCCACGTTTTCGATGAATTGGGGCTGCGTGGCGCCGCAGGGCTCAGCGCCGACATCCCTGCCGTGCTAAAGCGGGTGCGGGCGTTGCGCGACGAGTTTGTAACAGGTGCGCTGGATGCCACCAACGACTTGGGCCGCGCACGCCTCTCGGGCCACGCCACCCTGCTGGGGCCCAGCGCTGTGGACATCGATGGCAAGCGTTATGACACGCGCAGCATCATCATTGCCACGGGTTCGCGCCCCAGCGTGCCCGAAGAATGGCTGGCGTTTGGCGACCGCATGCTCACCACCGACACGCTGTTCGAGCAGCCCACGCTAGGCCCTCGTGTGGCCGTGATCGGCATGGGCCCCCTAGGTGTGGAGCTGTCGCAAGCATTGGCACGCCTGGGTCTTGAAGTGGCTGCCTTCAGCACCAGTGATTCGCTGGCGGGCCTTGCCGATTCGCAGCTCAACGCCAAAATGGCAGCGCTGCTCAAGACCGAAATGGTGTTGCACATCGGCGCCCCCGCCCAGTTGCGAGAAGTGCCCGGAGGCATTGAAGTGAGCAGCGGACCGAACCGCGTGGTGGTGGACCAGGTGATTGCGGCCATGGGGCGGGTCCCCAACATTGAATACCTGGGCCTGGAGACCTTGGGCGTGCCGCTCGACAAACACGGCCTGCCCACGGTCGACCCATCAACGCTGCAAGTGGGCGATCTACCTGTTTTTTTGGCGGGCGACGCCACCACCCACGCGCCCCTGCTGCATGAAGCGGCTGATGAAGGACATATTGCCGGCACCAATGCCATGGCGCATGCACCCACCAGCTTCAAGCGCCGCACGCCGCTGTCCATCGTGTTTTCAAGTCCGACCATTGCATCGGTCGGTCAACGGTTTGACGACCTGGACAAGGCGCACACCATCACGGGTGCGGCCTCCTTTCACGACCAGGGCCGGGCACGAGCGGCCCTGCGCAACCACGGCGGCCTGCGCATCTATGCCGACCAGACCACGGGGCGCTTGCTGGGCGCACAGTTGTGTGCGCCAGCGGGCGAACACATGGCGCACCTGCTGGCACTTGCCATTGGGCAAAAGCTCACCGTCGATGAGATGCTGCGCATGCCGTTTTATCACCCAACGCTTGAAGAAGGCCTGCGCACAGCGTTGCGCGACGCCGCCCGACAACTGCACAAAGTGGGGCACACACCGCCATCAGACCTTGCTACCTGCGAAGACCTTGGTGTACCCGCACTGGACTGA